AATTTTCTATACCGTTTAAACCACTTAAATTGGATAAAGAAAAATTATCCCAAATAATCAATTGTCGTTCGACTTGTGTTATTTTTTCCAATCCAACCAAACTAGTTAACCTAGGATTTCGCTGAATTATTAAATATTTCAGTTCACCTTCTACATTTTTTAAAGAAATTATATCATTAATGTTTTCATTATCTCCAATTTGTATTTGATCATTAACTAATTTTAAAGATTCCAAACCATTAAGGTTTTGAAGACTCTCATTTCTATTTATATGTAGTTCTAGACCAACATTGTCTAATGAATTTAGACCTTCAAAATTTTGGAGAGAACTGTTCCCATTAACAAATAACATCTCCCCGACAGTTTTTACTTTCGAAAGACCTGAGAAATCTTCTAATTGAGCATTGTTAATAATCGATGCTGATCTTTCGATTATCATTAATTTTTCCAACCCCATAAAATTTTTGAGTTCAGCACAATATAACACTTCTAGAGAGCCTAGTTTAGATAAATTATTGAGGCCATCAAAATTTTTTATTGCTGTACTTTGTAAAGAAAAGTTAGTTATTTCAGTAAGCAATTCAAAACCTGATAATTTTTGGAGCGATGTCAATTCTTTAAGGCTTATGGCTGAATTAAAGTTTTGTAGGGAGATGAAACCTAATAGATCAGTTAGTTTAGGTAAATTTTCTAAAGTAATATTTCCGCTTATAGTTTCTAAATTCTTAATACCGGATATATTTTTTAATTCAGGATTAAAACGTATTTGAAATGGACCGTGAACAACTGATAGATTCTCAAGGCCATCTAGGTTTTCTAAGACATAATTAGATCCAATGTAAATGGAAAAAAATGATATTGACGAATCTTTTTTTCCTTTCATACCCACTTCACTTAGGTTCTCCAATCCTAATAGAGTTTTCAAAGATTTGTTTCCGTCTATTTGAAGCTTGCCATGGATAGTAGTAAGGTTATCCAATCCTGTGAGATCTATCAAAGAGGTTGTCAATTTATTAGATAATGAACCTATTTTCAGATTACCAGATATGGAAGTCAGCTGGTTTAAACCCTTTAAATTGGTAACACTAAGACCTTTAATATCAATATCTTGCAACACCTCTGAGCAATTTGGGTAATTAATCGAAAAATTATCAATAGACTGTTGGCTATCTAATACAATATCAACAGTAGGGCACTGAGACAGTGAAAGAAAAAAAGAAAAGTATGTAATTGTAAAAAGTAATAATCTTTTCATAAAGTTTTGGACCTTTATTCCATCATTTATAAAATGGTTAATTCACTATAAACGAAAATATTAAAGCTTTATTTTATCCAACTTTATGAATAACCCTCGAAATTTGACCAAATCGATTAAAATCAAATGTCAGGTGATTTTTATTACCAAAGTCATCATCTAGACTTTAATAAAAACAATTACTAATTATAATAACAAAAAAAACTTCAAAAGTAAGAAACTCTTGAAGCCTTGAAAACATGGTGGAGAATACCGGAGTCGAACCGGTGACCTCTTGCCTGCCAGGCAAGCGCTCTAGCCAGCTGAGCTAATCCCCCGAATAGATCATTCAAAGAACGTCTATTTTATTTGTGAATCAAAGTGAAAAATTAATCTTTCTTAACACTTAATACTAAAACGGGAACTGGAGAGTAAAACTCTTCTTTTGATATGGTATTCTTTTCCCATAAAGTCTTAAAAAAACCTCTCTTACGTCTAAATACACATAATAAATCTGGGTGTTGTGCTTGGAAATTTTCTAATACGCCTAAATAAGTTGTCGCATTTTCTGTTAACGTAAGTTGTGAACATAAATCCATCAATGCCGTATTTATTTTTAAATCGGCATCTGTATATCCTGGTGTTTTCACCAATAAAAGGTTTACCACAGAACCAAATTTCTTTTTAATTTGAATTAATGGCACTAAAATTCTATTACGCTTTAACACACCTGATTTAAATGCAGTCAGTATAGTTTTATATGGTGTAAATACACTTCCTTTAGGGACAATAAGACTAGGTATATTTGTTTGCTTTACAATTTTACCAGAAGTATTTCCTAAAAATAAGCCTTCTTTAATGTCATTACTTTTAGGAGAAATAATAATTAAATCTATTCCTAATTCCTTATCAATATCTTTTACCCCACTAACAATACCTCCGTTGTATGTTGCTATCTTTATGACAATATCCTTAGCATCGACTTTCTCTATAATCTCTTTTAAACGTTCAATACTATTTTCTGTAATTTTTCCAGAAACGTTACTTAAGGTACCTGCATTAGCAGACACACTAAATACTTCCATCACATAAATTTCAGAAGAAAACTGAGTAGCAAAATCTACTGCGTATTGTAGCGTTTCATGAGATTCTGGTGAGGTACCAATCGGAACTAGGATATTTTTCATGTGTCGAAATTATTTGGTTTAGTTGTCTGTAATTTTTTATTTTTAAAAAAGGCTAATGCTGTACATTGATTTTAAAAATGCACTGCGCTTTTATTTTATATCATTTAAATTTACAAATAATAAAGAAATATACTAAAAAATGCGCCTTGCAAAGATATTAGAAATTCCCGATATTCTTAAAATTACTAAAGCCTGTGCTTTAAAAATGTCTGAAAATGGAATTCATCAATGGAATGAACATTACCCATCAAAAGATGCTTTTGAAAACGACATAAAGCGAAATGAATTGTATGTCCTAGAAGAAAATTTTAAAATTGTAGGCACTATTGTTATTTCTACCCTTATGGATCAAGAATATCAGCCCATAAAATGGCTCACAGAAAATAAAAAAAACATTTATATACATAGACTTTCTGTACACCCAGAACATCAAGGAAAGGGATACGCCCAAAGAATGATGAACTTCGCTGAAAATTACGCCAAGCAAAAAAAATATAGCAGTGTTAGATTAGATACCTTTGGCCAAAATAAAAGAAATCAAAAATTTTACGAAGCTAGAGGCTATGAAAAATTAGGGGATATCTACTTCCCTAAACAGAGTATTCATCCTTTTCATTGTTATGAGCTTGTACTATAAATTACTTTTTACTTGAAGAACACCATCACTTTTAAAGCTATAAATAAACTGGCAATCCCTGCTACTATCGCAGGTATTGCAGAACCCTTACTTTCTATTACAGATACTGCTATTGTTGGTAATATTGACGTAGATGGCATAGAATCTTTGGCTGCTGCAGGTATTGTAGGTTCTTTTTTATCTATGCTGATCTGGATTTTAGGGCAAACGCGGAGTGCCATTTCTGCCATAATTTCACAGTATGTAGGGGCCGGAAAAAAAGAAGAAATAAAATCATTACCTGCACAAGCCATTTATTTAAATATTGGACTTAGTATTCTAATTTTACTATCAACTATCTTTATTGTAGACGATATTTTTAGATTCTTAAATGCTACTGGGAAAATTTTAGAGTACTGTATTTCTTACTATTCCATTAGAGTTTGGGGCTTTCCTCTAACCCTTTTTACCTTTGCAGTAATGGGTATTTTCAGAGGATTACAAAATACATTTTACCCCATGCTCATTGCAATTGTTGGTGCAGTTCTAAATGTATTTCTTGACTATATTTTTGTCTACGGAATTACAGACGTTTTGGAGCCTATGTATTTAGAAGGTGCCGCTTGGGCAAGTTTAATTGCACAAGGTGTTATGGCAGTACTGGCATTTATATTACTACTAACGAAGACAAATATTAGCTTGAAACCACAGCTCCCCTTTCATCCTGAGTTAGGCCGACTCATCATCATGAGTTTAAACTTATTTGTAAGAGCCTTAGCACTTAACATTGCACTAATATTAGCTGTTAGAGAGGCAACAGCACTTGGCGATAACTATATTGGTGCGCATACTATTGCTATAAATCTATGGCTTTTCTCTGCTTTTTTTATTGATGGCTATGCTGCTGCAGGTAATATTATGGGAGGAAAATTACTGGGGAGGAAAGACTATGACGGACTCTTTTTACTGGCAAAAAAAATTATGATATATGGCGTACTTGTCAGTCTATTTTTGATGACCTTAGGTTTTATTTTTTATACGTCCATAGGTACCTTTTTCTCTAATGACATTCCGGTACTAAACGCTTTTTATGGCATCTTTTTTATTGTAATTCTAGGGCAGCCTATAAATAGCATCGCATTTATATTTGATGGACTATTTAAAGGCTTAGGTGAAATGAAATATTTAAGAAATACCTTATTAGCTGCCACCTTTTTAGGTTTTATACCCGCTTTATTTATCGGGAAGTATTTTGGTTTAGAACTTCAGGGTATTTGGATTGCATTTACCATCTGGATGTTCATACGCGGTGGTGCCTTGGTTATCGAGTTTAAAAGAAAATTTATGCCACTTAGAACTAGGTGATAAGCCATAAGCTCTCTTATTTTTTAAGTACTTTTGATACAAATTATAATTTATGGCTACTTCAAGACCTAACGGAAGTCTTTTTACGAAAATAGAAAACAAGGTGGCTACCCTAGAATTTGGTCACCCTGCAAGCAACTCCTTTGTGAGTGAGTTATTAGATCGTTTGGCTAAAGAGTTTACTAAACTTTCTGGCGATGAGAATGTCAATGTCATCATTCTAAAATCGGAAGGCGATCGTGCATTTTGTGCGGGTGCTTCTTTTGATGAGTTGGTTGCTGTATCTAGTTTAGAAGAGGGCACCATTTTTTTTAATGGCTTTGCAAACGTTATTAATGCCATGCGTACGTGCAGCAAAGTCATTGTTGGGCGTGTACAAGGTAAAACCGTAGGTGGTGGCGTTGGTTTAGCTGCTGCCTGTGATATGGTTTATGCTACAGAAAGTGCTTCTATTCGTTTATCTGAACTTACCATCGGTATTGCTCCCTTTGTTATTGCTCCTGCTGTAGAACGGAAGATAGGTACCGCTGCTTTGTCTGAGCTTTCATTGAACCCCACAGAATGGAAAACTGCCTATTGGGCTAAAGAGAAAGGACTATTCGCTAAGGTTTATGAATCTATTTCTGAGTTAGACAAGGAGTTAGATTTTTATACAAATAGTCTATCGCAATACAATCCGCAAGCCTTGGAAGATTGGAAAAAAGTACTGTGGAAAAATACAGACCATTGGGATGTACTATTGCCTGAAAGAGCTGCAATTACAGGAAAATTAGCCTTGTCTGAATTCACAAAAAATACGTTAGAAAAATTTAAAAAGTAATAAGTCTAAAATTTTATCGTTTTACTTTTTTATTATAATAATTATCATGGAAATACTTAAGTTTTTAACGGGCAGCACTTTTTTTGCTCTATTATTATTGATCGTTGGTGCTATCTATTTTTTCAACAAATACAGAAACAATAAAAAATATAAAAGGAAAT
This genomic stretch from Cellulophaga algicola DSM 14237 harbors:
- a CDS encoding universal stress protein, with the translated sequence MKNILVPIGTSPESHETLQYAVDFATQFSSEIYVMEVFSVSANAGTLSNVSGKITENSIERLKEIIEKVDAKDIVIKIATYNGGIVSGVKDIDKELGIDLIIISPKSNDIKEGLFLGNTSGKIVKQTNIPSLIVPKGSVFTPYKTILTAFKSGVLKRNRILVPLIQIKKKFGSVVNLLLVKTPGYTDADLKINTALMDLCSQLTLTENATTYLGVLENFQAQHPDLLCVFRRKRGFFKTLWEKNTISKEEFYSPVPVLVLSVKKD
- a CDS encoding GNAT family N-acetyltransferase; this translates as MRLAKILEIPDILKITKACALKMSENGIHQWNEHYPSKDAFENDIKRNELYVLEENFKIVGTIVISTLMDQEYQPIKWLTENKKNIYIHRLSVHPEHQGKGYAQRMMNFAENYAKQKKYSSVRLDTFGQNKRNQKFYEARGYEKLGDIYFPKQSIHPFHCYELVL
- a CDS encoding MATE family efflux transporter, which codes for MKNTITFKAINKLAIPATIAGIAEPLLSITDTAIVGNIDVDGIESLAAAGIVGSFLSMLIWILGQTRSAISAIISQYVGAGKKEEIKSLPAQAIYLNIGLSILILLSTIFIVDDIFRFLNATGKILEYCISYYSIRVWGFPLTLFTFAVMGIFRGLQNTFYPMLIAIVGAVLNVFLDYIFVYGITDVLEPMYLEGAAWASLIAQGVMAVLAFILLLTKTNISLKPQLPFHPELGRLIIMSLNLFVRALALNIALILAVREATALGDNYIGAHTIAINLWLFSAFFIDGYAAAGNIMGGKLLGRKDYDGLFLLAKKIMIYGVLVSLFLMTLGFIFYTSIGTFFSNDIPVLNAFYGIFFIVILGQPINSIAFIFDGLFKGLGEMKYLRNTLLAATFLGFIPALFIGKYFGLELQGIWIAFTIWMFIRGGALVIEFKRKFMPLRTR
- a CDS encoding enoyl-CoA hydratase/isomerase family protein, coding for MATSRPNGSLFTKIENKVATLEFGHPASNSFVSELLDRLAKEFTKLSGDENVNVIILKSEGDRAFCAGASFDELVAVSSLEEGTIFFNGFANVINAMRTCSKVIVGRVQGKTVGGGVGLAAACDMVYATESASIRLSELTIGIAPFVIAPAVERKIGTAALSELSLNPTEWKTAYWAKEKGLFAKVYESISELDKELDFYTNSLSQYNPQALEDWKKVLWKNTDHWDVLLPERAAITGKLALSEFTKNTLEKFKK